A window from Roseburia sp. 499 encodes these proteins:
- a CDS encoding GGDEF domain-containing protein, whose amino-acid sequence MKKQVRTVVLSGILCLSVIGVLLVCKVTAYQKNPADYIFLKNGWKITADGIQYENVDLNELKLQQQNKGDEVRMSLVLPEKLMLNPELRIYTVHTDIQVWIDGEEIYSYGQKLRENGKMVGLGYHFIELSESYAGKKLEILMYVTENNAFTSFEVPVICNAHEVLQDFIMENKLPLAVNLFLIVFGVCVLVVSLIFAIKNNEFGKLSCIALFSIGIGLWSLCNYNLITIFTYNVLVKAYIEYTSLYASTLFVILYFKEDMKSRRKRKLRIMYTLLLACQTVFTLVAIIFQITNVCHLPAVLKYQHVILFVFVLYSLISMIYDIRIGQIRNKATLIGMLIMIGIGLCDMIRFNLQKYITAFQGGMFISWLCIGALIFVILAMVDFCLGITQVLRKTERVRTLEKMAYIDVLTEIANRRKVELEWDRLDGEGKKYGMISFDLNNLKRTNDTKGHDAGDFLIKKFAESLSAVFEPYGMVGRMGGDEFIVVLPDMTNVDIDKLMGKFWKQLEKMNQEHPELNMSAAYGFCKKGENATQTAREIYREADARMYENKIQMKCSRSSIRRD is encoded by the coding sequence ATGAAGAAGCAAGTCAGAACAGTTGTATTAAGTGGAATATTGTGCTTGAGTGTTATTGGTGTGTTATTGGTGTGCAAAGTGACTGCGTATCAGAAGAATCCGGCAGATTATATATTTCTGAAGAACGGTTGGAAGATTACGGCAGATGGTATTCAATATGAGAATGTTGATTTGAATGAATTAAAACTGCAACAGCAGAATAAGGGAGACGAAGTACGAATGTCTCTTGTGTTGCCGGAAAAATTGATGTTGAATCCTGAATTGCGCATTTATACGGTGCATACAGATATTCAGGTATGGATTGACGGAGAGGAAATTTATTCTTATGGTCAAAAACTGCGTGAGAATGGGAAGATGGTAGGTTTAGGCTATCATTTTATTGAACTTTCGGAATCATATGCAGGGAAAAAACTTGAAATTTTGATGTATGTTACGGAAAACAATGCATTTACTAGTTTTGAAGTTCCGGTAATTTGCAATGCACATGAGGTGCTTCAGGATTTTATTATGGAGAATAAACTTCCACTAGCAGTTAATCTGTTTTTGATTGTATTTGGAGTTTGTGTATTGGTAGTAAGTCTTATATTTGCAATTAAGAATAATGAGTTTGGGAAACTGTCTTGTATAGCCCTTTTTTCTATAGGGATTGGACTATGGTCTTTGTGCAACTATAATTTGATTACAATCTTTACATATAATGTTCTTGTAAAAGCCTATATAGAATATACTTCTCTTTATGCTTCTACGTTGTTTGTAATCTTGTATTTTAAAGAGGATATGAAATCGCGAAGAAAACGAAAATTGAGAATTATGTATACGTTATTGCTTGCGTGTCAGACAGTATTTACATTAGTTGCAATCATTTTTCAAATTACAAATGTTTGTCATTTGCCGGCTGTTTTGAAGTATCAGCATGTGATTCTTTTCGTGTTTGTATTATATTCTTTGATAAGTATGATATATGATATAAGAATCGGACAAATTAGAAACAAGGCAACACTCATTGGAATGTTAATAATGATTGGCATTGGTTTGTGTGATATGATTCGATTTAACTTGCAGAAATACATAACGGCATTTCAGGGGGGAATGTTTATAAGCTGGCTTTGTATCGGAGCATTGATTTTTGTGATATTGGCGATGGTGGACTTCTGTTTAGGAATTACTCAGGTTCTTCGTAAAACAGAAAGAGTGAGAACGTTAGAAAAAATGGCATATATTGATGTGTTGACAGAAATTGCAAATAGGAGAAAAGTGGAACTTGAGTGGGATAGATTAGATGGAGAAGGAAAAAAATATGGAATGATATCCTTCGATTTGAATAATCTTAAAAGAACGAATGATACCAAGGGACATGATGCAGGAGACTTTCTGATTAAAAAGTTTGCAGAGAGTCTTTCGGCAGTTTTTGAACCCTACGGTATGGTAGGACGTATGGGGGGCGATGAATTTATTGTAGTATTACCGGATATGACAAATGTCGATATCGATAAACTTATGGGAAAATTTTGGAAGCAGTTAGAAAAAATGAATCAGGAGCATCCGGAACTGAATATGAGTGCAGCTTATGGATTTTGTAAAAAAGGTGAAAATGCTACTCAGACGGCAAGAGAAATATATAGAGAAGCAGATGCACGGATGTATGAAAATAAGATTCAAATGAAGTGTAGCAGAAGTAGTATAAGACGAGACTAG
- a CDS encoding 4'-phosphopantetheinyl transferase family protein, with protein sequence MNQQVNVYYTYCMEKKNWTGDYHKYQRKLADELLNYGLQEMFHVDGTEKRIGKESNGKPFLKGMEQYHFNISNTDGLVVCAVSDMEIGVDAEKKKPFRKGILRKCAGPGEKAYILDAEEKEQQERFFRIWTLKESYIKMTGEGMRIPLNEVEFDIIEEEEDIQIICSKEGKFYQQDEKEYWMSLCTKESANVKWILVNEGR encoded by the coding sequence ATGAATCAACAGGTAAATGTTTACTATACCTATTGTATGGAAAAGAAAAATTGGACAGGAGATTATCATAAGTATCAGAGAAAACTGGCAGATGAACTGTTGAATTATGGATTGCAAGAGATGTTTCATGTAGATGGAACGGAAAAGCGGATTGGGAAAGAATCCAATGGAAAGCCTTTTTTGAAAGGAATGGAACAGTATCATTTTAATATTAGCAATACGGATGGGCTGGTAGTTTGTGCTGTATCTGATATGGAAATTGGAGTAGATGCAGAGAAAAAAAAGCCTTTTCGAAAGGGAATATTGAGAAAATGTGCAGGTCCCGGTGAAAAGGCATACATTCTTGATGCAGAGGAGAAAGAACAACAAGAGCGTTTTTTTCGGATTTGGACCTTGAAAGAGAGCTATATAAAGATGACGGGTGAGGGAATGCGAATTCCATTAAATGAAGTAGAATTTGACATTATAGAGGAAGAGGAAGATATTCAGATTATATGCAGTAAAGAAGGAAAGTTTTATCAACAGGATGAGAAGGAATACTGGATGTCATTGTGTACCAAAGAGAGTGCCAATGTAAAGTGGATACTGGTAAATGAAGGACGATAA
- a CDS encoding ABC transporter permease, whose product MTDISLAQQNFLSAQKRHKRSVTISRLCVFLLFLGLWEVTSQTGLIDSFIFSSPSKIFLCAYGMALDHSLFINIGITLFETLVSFFLVILFALMATIILWFNKHISETLEPYLVVLNSLPKSALAPLLIVWLGANYNTIIITGMSVAIFGSILSLYNSFQAVDKEEVKLIYTLGGNKFHVLTKVVLPSSLPSLFSIMKVNIGLCLVGVIIGEFIAARAGLGYLIIYGSQVFKLDWVIMSIVILCIIAVALYQGIAAMEKFCLKHH is encoded by the coding sequence TCTCTCAGCACAAAAAAGACATAAACGCTCTGTCACAATCAGCCGTCTATGTGTTTTTCTTTTATTTCTTGGCTTATGGGAAGTTACTTCTCAAACAGGATTGATTGACTCTTTTATCTTCAGCAGTCCATCCAAAATCTTTCTCTGTGCTTATGGTATGGCACTAGACCATTCTCTCTTTATCAATATCGGAATCACACTTTTCGAAACACTGGTAAGCTTCTTTCTTGTGATTCTTTTCGCTCTTATGGCAACTATTATATTATGGTTTAACAAACATATATCCGAAACATTAGAGCCATACCTGGTAGTCTTAAACAGTCTTCCCAAGTCTGCTTTGGCCCCTCTACTAATTGTATGGCTTGGTGCTAATTATAATACCATTATTATTACCGGAATGTCTGTTGCCATCTTTGGCTCTATCTTGAGTCTTTACAACAGCTTTCAAGCAGTGGATAAAGAAGAAGTGAAATTAATCTATACCCTTGGCGGCAACAAATTTCATGTGCTTACCAAGGTGGTACTTCCCTCCAGCTTACCTTCTCTTTTTTCTATCATGAAAGTGAATATTGGACTATGTCTGGTCGGTGTCATCATTGGCGAATTCATTGCTGCCCGTGCCGGTCTTGGCTATCTTATCATCTATGGCAGCCAGGTATTCAAGTTGGATTGGGTCATTATGAGTATTGTTATTCTGTGTATTATTGCTGTTGCTCTTTACCAGGGAATTGCAGCTATGGAAAAATTCTGTTTGAAACATCATTAA
- a CDS encoding immunoglobulin-like domain-containing protein codes for MEAGVKDPHADKGITYRYDAISNKTIMTANDAAPTPGVVSGEESPMQAEVSIPDAEPTINNQTAEQFKNDEGVTFSVQASSDKGSVKRVVLQVKDNTMEEYESYNLLKDGESDIFQKSMDAVDLYGKKYFDYRFIVSDGFHTVVTDENRITSASTQEDALRFEVEQNQYQSGDNQYLSGETSIITTGGQFLLDGKDVTSETVSSIPGKAKILVDVSQTDTFFKNAVAIGDDVLGIFNEGTYENWATVGYDVDASYFVKGESLTIDIHAGNKANPLEHNEENNDDFVVKNIRLVLPDGRTLRAEGYENPETIINMGDSAGKIEILHAKFTAPDVSYQAIRYDVDTNKLEDGEHVFIAKAGAEERKLTVKVDNTPAEIISNITEGEVCKGTYTIEPSVLEEGSGVSSVTAKLDGKKIELPYEFRSLEMTAGEHTIELNAVDYCGNASSQNVKFTIPEENAEVGAEITPEAGTELEQDPVFSVMVEDPTQDNMDVIFKKGERYVLGDKNISMSQGVSDTAGTAGDGEILSMEKARAKEETGTRNGFPYQQFEIQVGEEVTENDRIQVAWKGNSNSDKTKMYVYSVETGKWDLAETKSTEEAGEKTLTALISLAGHIENGSVKVMVQSGEGYTPIQYEEGAAALPSDNPNVKTSNEKDTPRSEYDFTFAVESDTQYYNEDYAGNPNKDVEGKYQYQLDIHDWIIANQPRMNIQYLFHDGDIIDDEPLISEWENADKAYQKLDDAGIPYGILAGNHDVGHLSGDYTNYYKYFGADRYESNPWYGGTNQNNRQHYDLITVGGIDFIMLYTGWGIGDEEIDWMNEVLSQYPERKAILNFHEYLLASGGLGEEPQRVYDEVVSKNPNVCMVLSGHYHNAQTVVSHFDDDGDGVAERNVYQMLFDYQGLSEGGMGYMRLMHFDLDGQRIIVRTYSPSLDDYDAKDNSNLGGEAIVGEENFEIPFAELGIVPEEKVLSTTDFDVNVYTEQIIGEVENVQSGSKAEYTWKGAPNGVFGWYAEIKDDFGGMAYTDVRYFSLNRDITAPVITLPEMNEVIQDAEFTIMDGITATDDRDGDLTSAIKINGEFDIHTPGTYTIVYSVSDSSGNEAQVTRQITVLEKGKSRESRENKDIKAPVLTIPGDTVIKVGEEFDVRQGVSAQDEVDGDLTAEIQVIGEFDIHTLGTYVITYRVSDNAGNTATAERKITVESNKVVKTGDTTSFGWFGVGLLSLVTMFEIGRKKTKQFKAKELKERV; via the coding sequence ATGGAAGCAGGAGTAAAAGATCCTCATGCTGATAAAGGAATTACTTATCGTTACGATGCCATTTCCAATAAGACTATTATGACTGCAAATGATGCAGCTCCGACCCCGGGAGTCGTTTCCGGGGAAGAAAGTCCAATGCAGGCAGAAGTTAGTATACCGGATGCAGAACCGACAATTAATAATCAGACAGCGGAGCAGTTTAAGAATGATGAGGGTGTAACATTTTCTGTACAGGCTTCTTCGGATAAGGGTTCTGTCAAACGTGTAGTGCTTCAAGTCAAAGATAATACGATGGAAGAGTATGAAAGTTATAATTTACTGAAAGATGGAGAAAGTGATATTTTCCAGAAAAGTATGGATGCAGTAGATTTATACGGAAAGAAATATTTTGATTACAGATTTATTGTGAGTGATGGTTTTCATACTGTAGTAACAGATGAAAATAGGATAACTTCTGCAAGTACGCAAGAAGATGCATTACGGTTTGAAGTGGAACAAAATCAGTACCAGTCTGGGGATAATCAGTATTTATCCGGTGAGACATCTATCATTACTACCGGAGGCCAGTTCTTGTTAGATGGAAAAGATGTGACATCAGAAACGGTAAGTTCCATTCCGGGAAAGGCAAAGATTTTGGTGGATGTTAGCCAGACAGATACATTTTTCAAAAATGCAGTTGCTATTGGTGATGATGTACTTGGAATTTTTAATGAGGGAACGTATGAGAATTGGGCAACGGTAGGGTATGATGTGGATGCTTCTTATTTTGTAAAGGGTGAAAGCCTTACTATTGATATTCATGCAGGAAATAAGGCAAATCCATTAGAACATAATGAAGAAAATAATGACGACTTTGTAGTGAAAAATATTCGTCTTGTCCTGCCTGACGGAAGAACCTTGCGTGCAGAAGGGTATGAGAATCCGGAGACAATTATAAATATGGGGGATTCTGCAGGAAAAATAGAGATTCTTCATGCTAAATTTACTGCACCGGATGTTTCTTATCAGGCAATTCGTTATGATGTGGATACGAATAAACTTGAGGACGGAGAACATGTATTTATTGCAAAGGCAGGAGCAGAAGAACGCAAACTGACAGTAAAGGTGGATAATACACCGGCTGAAATCATTTCGAATATTACAGAAGGAGAAGTATGTAAAGGAACTTATACAATCGAGCCGTCTGTATTAGAAGAAGGATCAGGCGTTTCATCCGTGACTGCAAAACTGGATGGAAAGAAAATAGAACTCCCGTATGAGTTTCGTTCTTTGGAAATGACAGCAGGAGAACATACGATTGAATTGAATGCCGTTGATTATTGTGGAAATGCAAGTAGCCAAAACGTGAAATTTACGATTCCGGAGGAAAATGCTGAGGTGGGAGCAGAAATAACACCGGAGGCAGGAACGGAATTGGAACAAGATCCGGTATTCAGTGTTATGGTGGAAGACCCTACACAGGATAATATGGATGTAATCTTTAAAAAGGGTGAACGTTATGTTTTAGGAGATAAAAATATTTCTATGAGCCAGGGAGTTTCTGATACAGCAGGAACTGCTGGCGATGGAGAAATCCTTTCCATGGAAAAAGCCAGAGCGAAAGAAGAGACGGGGACACGAAATGGATTCCCATATCAGCAGTTTGAGATTCAGGTCGGAGAAGAGGTAACAGAAAATGACCGGATTCAGGTAGCGTGGAAGGGAAACAGCAATAGTGATAAAACTAAGATGTATGTTTATTCTGTAGAAACAGGAAAATGGGATTTGGCAGAGACAAAGAGTACAGAGGAAGCAGGAGAAAAGACTCTAACTGCATTGATAAGTTTGGCAGGCCATATAGAAAATGGAAGTGTAAAAGTAATGGTTCAAAGTGGTGAGGGGTATACACCGATTCAGTATGAAGAAGGTGCAGCAGCGTTACCATCAGACAATCCAAATGTAAAAACAAGTAATGAAAAAGATACACCAAGAAGTGAGTATGATTTTACATTTGCAGTTGAGTCTGATACACAATATTACAATGAGGATTATGCAGGAAATCCAAACAAGGATGTAGAGGGAAAGTATCAATACCAATTGGATATTCATGATTGGATTATTGCAAATCAGCCAAGAATGAATATTCAGTATCTGTTCCATGATGGAGATATTATTGATGACGAGCCTTTGATTTCAGAGTGGGAGAATGCAGACAAAGCATATCAGAAGTTAGATGATGCTGGAATTCCTTATGGTATTCTTGCCGGAAACCATGATGTAGGTCATTTAAGTGGAGACTATACAAACTACTATAAATACTTTGGAGCAGATCGCTATGAGAGCAATCCGTGGTACGGTGGAACGAATCAAAATAACCGCCAGCACTATGATTTGATTACAGTTGGAGGCATTGATTTTATTATGTTGTATACCGGATGGGGAATTGGCGATGAAGAAATTGATTGGATGAATGAAGTACTAAGCCAATATCCGGAAAGAAAAGCAATTTTGAACTTCCATGAATATTTATTGGCGAGTGGCGGATTAGGAGAAGAACCGCAGCGGGTATACGATGAAGTGGTTTCCAAAAATCCTAATGTATGTATGGTACTGTCAGGACATTATCACAATGCACAGACCGTAGTAAGTCATTTTGATGATGATGGAGATGGGGTAGCAGAACGTAATGTATATCAAATGCTTTTCGACTATCAAGGGCTTTCCGAAGGTGGAATGGGGTATATGCGGTTAATGCATTTTGATTTGGATGGACAAAGAATTATCGTAAGAACGTATTCTCCATCGCTGGATGATTATGATGCAAAGGATAATAGTAATTTAGGTGGAGAAGCTATTGTAGGTGAGGAAAACTTTGAAATTCCTTTTGCAGAACTTGGAATTGTTCCGGAAGAAAAAGTGTTATCCACTACGGATTTTGATGTAAATGTATATACAGAACAGATAATTGGAGAAGTAGAGAACGTTCAAAGTGGAAGTAAAGCAGAATATACATGGAAGGGTGCTCCAAATGGAGTATTTGGATGGTATGCAGAAATCAAAGATGATTTTGGTGGAATGGCATATACTGATGTAAGATATTTTTCTTTGAATCGGGATATCACAGCTCCGGTAATTACGCTTCCGGAAATGAATGAAGTAATACAGGATGCGGAGTTTACAATAATGGATGGTATCACTGCAACGGATGACAGAGATGGAGATTTGACTTCTGCAATAAAGATAAACGGAGAATTTGATATCCATACACCCGGAACTTATACGATTGTTTACTCAGTTAGTGATAGTAGTGGAAATGAAGCACAGGTAACGAGACAGATTACGGTATTGGAAAAAGGAAAAAGCAGGGAAAGTAGAGAAAACAAAGATATAAAGGCGCCTGTTCTTACAATACCGGGGGATACAGTAATAAAAGTAGGAGAAGAGTTTGATGTACGGCAAGGGGTATCAGCGCAGGATGAGGTGGATGGAGACCTAACAGCAGAAATACAGGTAATTGGAGAATTTGATATTCATACACTGGGAACGTATGTCATTACTTACCGTGTCAGTGATAATGCAGGAAATACTGCGACCGCAGAAAGAAAAATTACAGTAGAATCGAATAAGGTAGTAAAGACCGGTGATACAACGTCCTTTGGATGGTTTGGAGTAGGATTGTTGAGTCTTGTGACCATGTTCGAGATTGGAAGAAAGAAAACAAAGCAGTTTAAAGCGAAGGAGCTAAAAGAAAGAGTTTAA
- a CDS encoding lamin tail domain-containing protein, producing the protein MKRNQKEKKICCKGMAIVGATAMLTSSVPINVYASGSSEMMKTPIMITEIVPDTDNKNGADAWEYVELYNTSSQTIQLDQYELIYSGVIWSPDQSGIVIEPGKTVVLWIINNGNTACTVEEFNNYYGTNLEIGKNLATIHSGGLHNSAERTLKLTTKTGEELASVTYNDGNVKAVKLQGNTTSGKNGGICFTYQSGEKKETRLGYEYKAIPGEINSEQIPTETYQFQTPSTLSVSCDAVLYVNQGEDWKVTAEANGNNMIHTAYLYVKFSGEEEYQKIAMKKTEDGYEGSLEWTEMAGKSGFSYYTEFSDGVTEKTTTEKTVTIAATAVDKTKIPPIVISEIMPDSSNINGADAYEYIELYNNSNQTLDLQDYSLYYNYPDNGDASDVLWFAPEEELKLEPGKTIVLWIKNGKNNELTVEDFNKKFKTSLELNKNLFEIYNGGMANGSARALRLTTRTKEQIDFVGIIWKQE; encoded by the coding sequence ATGAAAAGAAACCAGAAAGAAAAAAAGATATGTTGTAAAGGGATGGCAATCGTAGGTGCTACTGCAATGTTGACGTCATCTGTGCCAATTAATGTTTATGCGTCCGGGAGTTCAGAGATGATGAAAACTCCAATTATGATTACTGAAATTGTACCGGATACAGACAATAAAAATGGAGCAGATGCATGGGAGTATGTAGAACTTTATAATACAAGCAGCCAGACCATTCAGTTAGATCAGTATGAATTAATTTATAGTGGAGTTATATGGAGTCCGGATCAAAGTGGAATTGTCATAGAACCGGGAAAAACAGTAGTATTGTGGATAATTAATAATGGAAATACGGCTTGTACAGTAGAAGAATTTAATAATTATTATGGCACAAATCTAGAAATAGGAAAAAATCTTGCTACCATACATAGTGGTGGGCTTCATAATTCAGCGGAGCGTACCTTGAAATTAACCACAAAGACAGGGGAAGAACTGGCTAGTGTAACTTATAATGATGGTAATGTAAAGGCGGTAAAGTTACAGGGAAACACTACTTCGGGAAAGAATGGCGGAATTTGCTTTACATACCAGTCTGGTGAAAAAAAAGAGACAAGATTAGGATATGAATACAAAGCGATACCTGGAGAAATTAATTCTGAGCAAATCCCGACAGAGACATATCAGTTCCAAACTCCATCTACGTTATCTGTTTCCTGTGATGCTGTTCTTTATGTAAACCAAGGGGAAGATTGGAAGGTGACAGCGGAAGCAAATGGAAATAATATGATTCATACGGCATATCTATATGTAAAGTTTTCCGGTGAGGAAGAATATCAGAAGATTGCTATGAAGAAGACAGAGGATGGATATGAGGGAAGTCTGGAATGGACAGAAATGGCAGGCAAGAGTGGATTTTCCTATTATACAGAATTTTCAGATGGAGTGACAGAAAAGACTACAACAGAGAAAACAGTTACAATTGCAGCTACGGCAGTAGATAAAACGAAAATTCCACCTATTGTTATTAGTGAAATTATGCCTGATTCCAGTAACATCAATGGTGCCGATGCTTATGAGTATATAGAATTGTATAATAATTCAAATCAGACATTGGATTTGCAGGATTATAGTTTGTATTATAATTATCCGGATAATGGTGATGCAAGCGATGTCCTTTGGTTTGCACCGGAAGAAGAGTTGAAATTGGAACCGGGAAAGACGATTGTATTATGGATAAAAAATGGTAAAAATAATGAGTTGACAGTAGAGGATTTTAATAAGAAATTCAAAACCAGTCTGGAGTTAAATAAAAATCTGTTTGAAATTTATAATGGTGGAATGGCAAACGGTAGTGCAAGAGCACTTCGTCTTACTACAAGAACGAAAGAACAGATAGATTTTGTTGGCATAATATGGAAGCAGGAGTAA